The following coding sequences are from one Carassius auratus strain Wakin chromosome 47, ASM336829v1, whole genome shotgun sequence window:
- the LOC113064566 gene encoding fibroin heavy chain-like, whose protein sequence is MLERHGYSCVLLSVCLRTNSAHFPAEITVRVGRMTARAYCSLIAVLSCLSGYWSITDATQGRNTAKPGECPPQISGKRLCTTLCINDSNCPYNEKCCSNGCGYYCTAPCTVKPGQCPKTNKIPTCAESCIHDGQCPTTSGHSRSIPLGPGSSVGAGQGNGQGTSLGRASGQVKGRGTSQGWGNVKGRGPGQGAGRGPGSGPGQGAGQGSGAGPGSGPGQGAGRGRGAGPGQAAGRGPGSGPGVGAGRGPGSGPGQGAGQGSGPGQGAGPGPGSGPGQAAGRSQGSGPGEAAGRGPGQGAGRGPGSGPGQGAGQGSGPGQGAGPGPGSGPGQAAGRSQGSGPGEGTGQGSGAGRGQGSGPGQGAGRGQGSGPGQGAGQGSGPGQGAGPGPGSGPGQAAGRSQGSGPGQGAGQELVREVELVREVAQARELVREVELVREVAQARELVVDWELAQDREVGQDRQLVVAREVAQEWELVEDREVAQDRGLVTEVAQTRELAQDREVAQDRELVVDGELAQDREVGQDRQLVVAQARELVVAREVAQEWELVVAREVAQEWELVEDREVAQEWELVEDREVAQEWELVEDREVAQEWELVEDRKVAQDRGLVREVAQTRELAQDREVAKDRQLVLAREVAQERELVREVEELVREVELVREVAQARELVVDGELAQDREVGQDKQLVVAQARELVVAREVAQEWELVEDGEVAQEWEMVEDREVAQDRGLVREVAQTRELAQDREVAQDRQLVLAREVAQERELGSGPGQGAGQGRSSGQGTGHGQGNGPGQGAGHGQGSGHGQESGQGAGRAQGSGQGEGAG, encoded by the exons ATGTTGGAGAGACACGGTTATTCGTGCGTGTTGCTGTCGGTCTGTTTACGCACCAATTCAGCGCATTTCCCAGCAGAGATCACTGTGAGAGTCGGGAGGATGACCGCTCGAGCGTACTGCTCGTTGATAGCGGTGTTATCGTGTCTGTCCGGATACTGGAGCATAACAGACGCTACTCAAGGACGAAACACAG CAAAGCCAGGAGAGTGTCCACCCCAAATCTCTGGAAAAAGATTGTGTACCACACTCTGTATCAATGACTCTAACTGCCCCTACAATGAGAAGTGTTGCAGCAATGGATGTGGATATTACTGTACAGCTCCATGCACAG TAAAGCCGGGTCAATGTCCCAAGACAAACAAGATTCCAACATGTGCTGAAAGCTGTATCCACGATGGCCAGTGCCCAACCACCAGTGGCCATTCAAGGAGTATACCACTGGGTCCGGGAAGTAGTGTGGGAGCTGGTCAGGGGAATGGTCAGGGAACTTCTCTAGGTCGGGCAAGTGGTCAAGTAAAAGGTCGGGGAACTAGTCAAGGCTGGGGAAATGTTAAGGGTCgtggcccaggacagggagctggtcgtggcccgggaagtggcccaggacagggagctggtcagggaagtggagCTGGTCCGGGAAGTGGCCCAGGCCAGGGAGCTGGTCGTGGACGGGGAGCTGGCCCAGGACAGGCAGCTGGTCGTGGCCCGGGAAGTGGCCCAGGAGTGGGAGCTGGTCGAGGACCgggaagtggcccaggacagggggctggtcagggaagtggcccaggCCAGGGAGCTGGCCCAGGACCgggaagtggcccaggacaggCAGCTGGTCGTAgccagggaagtggcccaggagAGGCAGCTGGTCGTGGCCCAGGCCAGGGAGCTGGTCGTGGACCgggaagtggcccaggacagggggctggtcagggaagtggcccaggCCAGGGAGCTGGCCCAGGACCgggaagtggcccaggacaggCAGCTGGTCGTAgccagggaagtggcccaggagAGGGAACTGGTCAGGGAAGTGGAGCTGGtcgtggccagggaagtggcccaggacagggagctggtcgtggccagggaagtggcccaggacagggggctggtcagggaagtggcccaggCCAGGGAGCTGGCCCAGGACCgggaagtggcccaggacaggCAGCTGGTCGTAgccagggaagtggcccagggcagggagctggtca ggagctggtcagggaagtggagCTGGTCCGGGAAGTGGCCCAGGCcagggagctggtcagggaagtggagCTGGTCCGGGAAGTGGCCCAGGCCAGGGAGCTGGTCGTGGACTGGGAGCTGGCCCAGGACCGGGAAGTGGGCCAGGACAGGCAGCTGGTCGTGGCCCGGGAAGTGGCCCAGGAGTGGGAGCTGGTCGAGGACCgggaagtggcccaggacagggGGCTGGTCACGGAAGTGGCCCAGACCAGGGAGCTGGCCCAGGACCgggaagtggcccaggacag GGAGCTGGTCGTGGACGGGGAGCTGGCCCAGGACCGGGAAGTGGGCCAGGACAGGCAGCTGGTCGTGGCCCAGGCCAGGGAGCTGGTCGTGGCCCGGGAAGTGGCCCAGGAGTGGGAGCTGGTCGTGGCCCGGGAAGTGGCCCAGGAGTGGGAGCTGGTCGAGGACCGGGAAGTGGCCCAGGAGTGGGAGCTGGTCGAGGACCGGGAAGTGGCCCAGGAGTGGGAGCTGGTCGAGGACCGGGAAGTGGCCCAGGAGTGGGAGCTAGTCGAGGACCGGAAAGTGGCCCAGGACAGGgggctggtcagggaagtggcccagACCAGGGAGCTGGCCCAGGACCGGGAAGTGGCCAAGGACAGGCAGCTGGTCTTAgccagggaagtggcccaggagAGGGAACTGGTCAGGGAAGTGGA ggagctggtcagggaagtggagCTGGTCCGGGAAGTGGCCCAGGCCAGGGAGCTGGTCGTGGACGGGGAGCTGGCCCAGGACCGGGAAGTGGGCCAGGACAAGCAGCTGGTCGTGGCCCAGGCCAGGGAGCTGGTCGTGGCCCGGGAAGTGGCCCAGGAGTGGGAGCTGGTCGAGGACGGGGAAGTGGCCCAGGAGTGGGAGATGGTCGAGGACCgggaagtggcccaggacagggggctggtcagggaagtggcccagACCAGGGAGCTGGCCCAGGACCgggaagtggcccaggacaggCAGCTGGTCTTAgccagggaagtggcccaggagAGGGAACTG ggaagtggcccaggacagggagcTGGTCAGGGACGTAGCTCAGGACAGGGAACTGGTCATGGACAGGGAAATGGCCCAGGACAGGGAGCTGGTCatggccagggaagtggtcaTGGACAGGAAAGTGGCCAGGGAGCTGGTCGTGCCCAGGGAAGTGGCCAAGGAGAGGGAGCTG GGTAG
- the LOC113064567 gene encoding fibroin heavy chain-like, producing MDREMAQDRELVMAREVAQDREVARELVVAREVAQDRELVVAKEVAQDRELELVREVELVRDVAQDRELVMDREMAQDRELVMAREVAQDREVARELVVAREVAQDREVAKELVVVREVAQDRELVVVGEVTQERELLVREVELVRDVAQDRELVMDREMAQDRELVVAREVAQDRELVVVGEVTQERELDRELVREVELVVAREMAQDRELVREVELVVAREVAQERELVRQVAQDRELVVAREVAQERELGSGPGEGAGRGQGSGPGEGAGRGQGSGPGEGAGRGQGSGPGEGAGRGQGSGQGQGTDQGSGQGQGTDQGSGQGRGTDQGSGQGSGGGAAQGWGSGEGSDHGWGNGPRQGAGQGSGKGLGTDLGSGQGRGTDLGSGQGRGSGRGAGQGQRSGQGSGLGSGQGQESGQGSGLGSGQAWGNGQGQDSGLGSGQGQGSVQGPGSGPGQGAGQGSTARVSQGPGSGQGIGQGSGQGQESLQGSGPGLGAGQGQASGPGAGQGLGSSRGSGQESGQGAGQGSGQGTGQGQGTGQGTGQGQGTGQGSGQGQGSGLESGHGQGSGQGTGQGRGTGQGLGSGPGAGQRKGTGLGSGQGQGAGQGSGRGAGQVWGSGQGSGHGRGSGQGISQESGQGAGQGSARGRGTDLKSGQGQGSGQGSGQGQGTDLGSGQGLESGQGQGTGLGSVQGTGQGWGTGQGRGTGQGRGSGLESGQGRGTGQGLGSGLDSGQGQGSGPGQGTGLGSVKGTGQGRGTGLGSGQGLGSGPGAGQGQGTGLGSGQGQGAGQGQASGPGAGQGLGSSRGSDHETGQGAGQGSGQGIGQGSGQGQESGQGSGPGLGAGQVHASGPRAGQGLGSSNGSGQETGQGAGQGSGQGTGQGQGSGQGRGTGLGSGQGQGSGQGTSWGSGQGIGLGWGSAQGWGSGQGQGIGQGSGPGAGQGQGSGRGSGQESGQGAGQGSGPGAGQGLGSSNGSGQETGQGAGQGSGQGTGQGQGSAQGRGTGLGSGQGQGSGLGSGHGQGSGLGSGHGQGTGQGTGQGQGSGLESGQGQGSRPGQGTGLGSVQGTGLGSGQGRGTGQGSGQGQRAGQGTGQGQASGQAQGSGPGQGAGQGSGQGQRAGQGTGQGQASGQAQGSGPGQGAGQGSGRGAGQVWGSGQGISQGSGLESGRGAGQGSARGRGTGLKSGQGQGSGQGQGNDLESGQGLESGQGQGTGLGSVQGSGQGRGTGLGSGQGRGTGLGSGQGQGSGPGAGQGQGSGPGAGQGQGSGPGAGQGQGSGLESGQGQGSGPGQGTGLGSVQGTGQGRGTDLGSGQGLGSGPGAGQGQGTGLGSGQGQGAGQGSGGGAGQGWGSGQGSDHGWGNGPRQGAGQGSGPRVGQGQGSGQGTSWGSGQGIGLGWGSAQGWGSGQGQGIGQGSGPGAGQGQGSGRGSGQESGQGAGQGSGPGAGQGHGSSHGSGQGAGQGSDQGTGQGQESGRSRGSGQGQGSGLGTGQGQGSGQGTGQGQGSGQGQGSGLESGQGQGSGPGQGTGLGSVQGTGQGRGTDMGSGQGLGSGPGAGQGLGSGQESGQGAGQGSGQGQESGQGSGPGLGAGQGQASGPGAGQGQGSGQESGQGAGQGSGQGTGQGQGSGRGRGTGQGSGQGQGSGQGQGSGLESGQGQGSGPGQGTGLGSVQETGQGRGTGLGSGQGRGTGLGSGQGRRAGQGSGLGRGTDLGSGQGLGSGPGAGQGQGTGLGSGQGQGAGQGSGGGAGQGWGSGQGSDHGWGNGPRQGAGQGSGLRVGQGQGSGQGTSWGSGQGIGLGWGSAQGWGSGQGQGIGQGSGPGAGQGQGSGRGSGQESGQGAGQGSGPGAGQGHGSSHGSGQGAGQGSDRGTGQGQGSGRGRGSGQGQGSGLGIGQGQGSGQGSGQGRGSGQGRGSGQASGRGISRGQGTELERGQGTGQG from the exons ATGGACAGGGAAATGGCCCAGGACAGGGAGCTGGtcatggccagggaagtggcccaggacagggaagtggccagggagcTGGtcgtggccagggaagtggcccaggacagggagcTGGTCGTGGCCAAggaagtggcccaggacagggagct ggagctggtcagggaagtggagCTGGTCAGGGACGTAGCTCAGGACAGGGAACTGGTCATGGACAGGGAAATGGCCCAGGACAGGGAGCTGGtcatggccagggaagtggcccaggacagggaagtggccagggagcTGGtcgtggccagggaagtggcccaggacagggaagtggccaAGGAGCTGGtcgtggtcagggaagtggcccaggacagggagcTGGTCGTGGTCGGGGAAGTGACCCAGGAgagggagctg ctggtcagggaagtggagCTGGTCAGGGATGTAGCTCAGGACAGGGAACTGGTCATGGACAGGGAAATGGCCCAGGACAGGGAGCTGGtcgtggccagggaagtggcacAGGACAGGGAGCTGGTCGTGGTCGGGGAAGTGACCCAGGAgagggagctg gacagggagcTGGTGAGGGAAGTGGAGCTGGTCGTGGCCAGGGAAATGGCCCAGGACAGGGAGCTGGTGAGGGAAGTGGAGCTGGtcgtggccagggaagtggcccaggagAGGGAGCTGGTCAGGCaagtggcccaggacagggagctggtcgtggccagggaagtggcccaggagAGGGAGCTG ggaagtggcccaggagAGGGAGCTGGtcgtggccagggaagtggcccaggagAGGGAGCTGGtcgtggccagggaagtggcccaggagAGGGAGCTGGtcgtggccagggaagtggcccaggagAGGGAGCTGGtcgtggccagggaagtggccaagGCCAAGGAACTGACCAGGGAAGTGGCCAAGGCCAAGGAACTGACCAGGGAAGTGGCCAAGGCCGGGGAACCGaccagggaagtggtcagggaagtggtgGTGGAGCTGCCCAAGGTTGGGGAAGTGGTGAAGGAAGTGATCATGGCTGGGGAAATGGCCCACGAcagggagctggtcagggaagtggcaaAGGCCTGGGAACTGATCTGGGAAGCGGCCAAGGCCGGGGAACTGATCTGGGAAGCGGCCAAGGCCGGGGAAGTGGCCGGGGGGCTGGCCAAGGACAGAGAAGTGGTCAAGGAAGTGGTCTGGGAAGTGGCCAAGGTCAGGAaagtggtcagggaagtggtctGGGAAGTGGCCAAGCATGGGGAAATGGCCAAGGCCAGGATAGTGGTCTGGGAAGTGGCCAAGGACAGGGAAGTGTCCAAGGACCGGGGagtggcccaggacagggagctggtcagggaagtacCGCTAGAGTTAGTCAAGGCCCGGGAAGTGGTCAGGGAattggtcagggaagtggccaaGGACAGGAAAGCCTTCAGGGAAGTGGTCCAGGCCTGGGAGCTGGCCAAGGACAGGCAAGTGGCCCCGGAGCTGGCCAAGGACTGGGAAGTAGCCGTGGAAGTGGCCAGGAAAGTGGCCaaggagctggtcagggaagtggtcagggaacTGGACAAGGTCAGGGAACTGGCCAGGGAACTGGCCAAGGACAGGGAactggccagggaagtggccaagGCCAGGGAAGTGGTTTGGAAAGTGGCCATGggcagggaagtggtcagggaacTGGCCAAGGACGGGGAACTGGCCAAGGACTGGGAAGTGGCCCGGGGGCTGGCCAAAGAAAGGGAACTGGTCTGGGAAGTGGTCAAGGCcagggagctggtcagggaagtggccgtGGAGCTGGCCAAGTCTGGGGAAGTGGCCAAGGAAGTGGTCACGGCCGGGGAAGTGGTCAGGGAATTAGTCAGGAAAGTGGCCaaggagctggtcagggaagcgctCGAGGCAGGGGAACTGATCTGAAAAGTGGTCAAggccagggaagtggtcagggaagtggccaaGGACAGGGAACTGATCTGGGAAGTGGCCAAGGACTGGAAAGTGGTCAAGGCCAAGGAACTGGCCTCGGAAGTGTCCAGGGAACTGGCCAAGGATGGGGAACTGGCCAAGGACGGGGAACTGGCCAAGGACGGGGAAGTGGTTTGGAAAGTGGCCAAGGACGGGGAACTGGCCAAGGACTGGGAAGTGGTTTGGATAGTGGCCAAGGGCAGGGAAGTGGTCCAGGCCAAGGAACTGGCCTGGGAAGTGTCAAGGGAACTGGCCAAGGTCGGGGAACTGGTCTGGGAAGTGGCCAAGGACTGGGAAGTGGCCCGGGGGCTGGCCAAGGACAGGGAACTGGTCTGGGAAGTGGTCAAGGCCAGGGAGCTGGCCAAGGACAAGCAAGTGGCCCAGGAGCTGGCCAAGGACTGGGAAGTAGCCGTGGAAGTGACCATGAAACTGGCCaaggagctggtcagggaagtggtcagggaattggtcagggaagtggccaaGGACAGGAaagtggtcagggaagtggtccAGGCCTGGGAGCTGGCCAAGTACACGCAAGTGGCCCGAGAGCTGGCCAAGGACTGGGAAGTAGCAATGGAAGTGGCCAGGAAACTGGCCaaggagctggtcagggaagtggtcagggaactggacaaggtcagggaagcggacaagGCAGGGGAACTGGTCTGGGAAGTGGCCAAggccagggaagtggtcagggaacTAGTTGGGGAAGTGGTCAAGGAATTGGCCTAGGCTGGGGCAGTGCTCAAGGCTGGGGCAGTGGTCAAGGCCAGGGAATTGGACAGGGCAGTGGCCCGGGGGCTGGCCAAGGACAGGGAAGTGGCCGTGGAAGTGGTCAGGAAAGTGGCCAAGGAgctggccagggaagtggcccgGGGGCTGGCCAAGGACTGGGAAGTAGCAATGGAAGTGGCCAGGAAACTGGCCaaggagctggtcagggaagtggtcagggaacTGGACAAGGTCAGGGAAGCGCACAAGGCAGGGGAACTGGTCTGGGAAGTGGCCAAGGACAGGGAAGTGGTCTGGGAAGTGGCCATGGGCAGGGAAGTGGTCTGGGAAGTGGCCATGGCCAGGGAACTGGTCAGGGAACTGGTCAAGGCCAGGGAAGTGGTTTGGAAAGTGGCCAAGGGCAGGGAAGTCGTCCAGGCCAAGGAACTGGCCTGGGAAGTGTCCAGGGAACTGGTCTGGGAAGTGGTCAAGGCCGGGGaactggtcagggaagtggccaaGGCCAGAGAGCTGGTCAGGGAACTGGTCAAGGCCAGGCAAGTGGCCAAGCACAGGGGagtggcccaggacagggagctggtcagggaagtggccaaGGCCAGAGAGCTGGTCAGGGAACTGGTCAAGGCCAGGCAAGTGGCCAAGCACAGGGGagtggcccaggacagggagctggtcagggaagtggccgtGGAGCTGGCCAAGTCTGGGGAAGTGGTCAGGGAATTAGTCAGGGAAGTGGCCTGGAAAGTGGCCgaggagctggtcagggaagcgctCGAGGCAGGGGAACTGGTCTGAAAAGTGGTcaaggccagggaagtggccaagGACAGGGAAATGATCTGGAAAGTGGTCAAGGCCTGGAAAGTGGTCAAGGCCAAGGAACTGGCCTCGGAAGTGTCCAGGGAAGTGGCCAAGGCCGGGGAACTGGTCTGGGAAGTGGCCAAGGCCGGGGAACTGGTCTGGGAAGTGGCCAAGGACAGGGGAGTGGCCCGGGGGCTGGCCAAGGACAGGGGAGTGGCCCGGGGGCTGGCCAAGGACAGGGGAGTGGCCCGGGGGCTGGCCAGGGACAGGGAAGTGGTTTGGAAAGTGGCCAAGGGCAGGGAAGTGGTCCAGGCCAAGGAACTGGCCTGGGAAGTGTCCAGGGAACTGGCCAAGGCCGGGGAACTGATCTGGGAAGTGGCCAAGGACTGGGAAGTGGCCCGGGGGCTGGCCAAGGACAGGGAACTGGTCTGGGAAGTGGTCAAGGCcagggagctggtcagggaagtggtgGTGGAGCTGGCCAAGGTTGGGGAAGTGGCCAAGGAAGTGATCATGGCTGGGGAAATGGCCCACGAcagggagctggtcagggaagtggcccaAGAGTTGGTCAAggccagggaagtggtcagggaacTAGTTGGGGAAGTGGTCAAGGAATTGGCCTAGGCTGGGGCAGTGCTCAAGGCTGGGGCAGTGGTCAAGGCCAGGGAATTGGACAGGGCAGTGGCCCGGGGGCTGGCCAAGGACAGGGAAGTGGCCGTGGAAGTGGTCAGGAAAGTGGCCAAGGAgctggccagggaagtggcccgGGGGCTGGCCAAGGACATGGAAGTAGCCATGGAAGTGGCCaaggagctggtcagggaagtgaCCAGGGAACTGGACAAGGTCAGGAAAGTGGTCGAAGCAGGGGAAGTGGTCAAGGCCAGGGAAGTGGTCTAGGAACTGGTCaaggacagggaagtggccagggaactGGTCaaggacagggaagtggccaAGGACAGGGAAGTGGTTTGGAAAGTGGCCAAGGGCAGGGAAGTGGTCCAGGCCAAGGAACTGGCCTGGGAAGTGTCCAGGGAACTGGCCAAGGCCGGGGAACTGATATGGGAAGTGGCCAAGGACTGGGAAGTGGCCCGGGAGCTGGCCAAGGACTGGGAAGTGGCCAGGAAAGTGGCCaaggagctggtcagggaagtggccaaGGACAGGAAAGTGGTCAAGGAAGTGGTCCAGGCCTGGGAGCTGGCCAAGGACAGGCAAGTGGCCCGGGAGCTGGCCaaggacagggaagtggccaggaaAGTGGCCaaggagctggtcagggaagtggtcagggaactggacaaggtcagggaagcggacgaGGCAGGGGAactggccagggaagtggccaaggccagggaagtggccaagGACAGGGAAGTGGTTTGGAAAGTGGCCAAGGGCAGGGAAGTGGTCCAGGCCAAGGAACTGGCCTGGGAAGTGTCCAGGAAACTGGCCAAGGTCGGGGAACTGGTCTGGGAAGTGGTCAAGGCCGGGGAACTGGTCTGGGAAGTGGCCAAGGCCGgagagctggtcagggaagtggcctaGGCCGGGGAACTGATCTGGGAAGTGGCCAAGGACTGGGAAGTGGCCCGGGGGCTGGCCAAGGACAGGGAACTGGTCTGGGAAGTGGTCAAGGCcagggagctggtcagggaagtggtgGTGGAGCTGGCCAAGGTTGGGGAAGTGGCCAAGGAAGTGATCATGGCTGGGGAAATGGCCCACGAcagggagctggtcagggaagtggcctaAGAGTTGGTCAAggccagggaagtggtcagggaacTAGTTGGGGAAGTGGTCAAGGAATTGGCCTAGGCTGGGGCAGTGCTCAAGGCTGGGGCAGTGGTCAAGGCCAGGGAATTGGACAGGGCAGTGGCCCGGGGGCTGGCCAAGGACAGGGAAGTGGCCGTGGAAGTGGTCAGGAAAGTGGCCAAGGAgctggccagggaagtggcccgGGAGCTGGCCAAGGACATGGAAGTAGCCATGGAAGTGGCCaaggagctggtcagggaagtgaCCGGGGAACTGGACAAGGTCAGGGAAGTGGTCGAGGCAGGGGAAGTGGTCAAGGCCAGGGAAGTGGTCTAGGAATTGGTcaaggccagggaagtggccagggaagtggccaagGACGGGGAAGTGGTCAGGGGCGGGGAAGTGGTCAGGCAAGTGGTCGGGGAATTTCTCGAGGTCAGGGAACTGAACTAGAACGTGGTCAAGGAACTGGTCAAGGCTGA